Proteins found in one Hippopotamus amphibius kiboko isolate mHipAmp2 chromosome 12, mHipAmp2.hap2, whole genome shotgun sequence genomic segment:
- the C12H12orf71 gene encoding LOW QUALITY PROTEIN: uncharacterized protein C12orf71 homolog (The sequence of the model RefSeq protein was modified relative to this genomic sequence to represent the inferred CDS: inserted 2 bases in 1 codon; substituted 2 bases at 2 genomic stop codons) has protein sequence MGWGVGEFHDAGKGRADWDVEGHGEQQGRLEEDEEKQSGDSRHLVLLGAVQGDNTGNKETRATRTEIQPTVPEHRLLAVGLLATETQDLKDFLCPQFMAQELAAPLSRGQPPEQSIAEPTTYPWNEEDLRFEPSNSTVHSFSSSSESNLSLSVGYVPYEDTSSHENTTSCKDTSSEGPSIHFVPPIQGTWRTENTGRLLGRRDQVQDDPEQFCKLSITLAWDVDVASNNSDATANWAPSGDRQWPDKCPKGKTXLTLSKLDGLMQKLEKFVENQKDDEDDDXVFPESVQEEDSELSSSSPPGMAQVSHQEDDSCQDLAKFNPPENEDVIQFPXSPPRLQKDELAEIISQVTGSQRTSIAETSSISWGPPEKEDTHSSTQALSCPNFGWVFRWLRHQVLSSLVGREHPRKAKESPHQLAQKKRSSHRSKRIQLQESLEVGHPIWPDF, from the exons ATGGGCTGGGGTGTGGGAGAG TTCCATGATGCTGGGAAGGGAAGGGCAGACTGGGACGTGGAAGGACATGGTGAGCAGCAGGGGCGCCTAGAGGAAGACGAGGAAAAGCAAAGCGGCGATTCAAGGCACCTCGTGTTACTAGGGGCTGTCCAAGGAGACAATACCGGGAACAAGGAAACAAGGGCAACAAGGACAGAGATCCAG CCAACAGTTCCAGAACACAGGCTTCTGGCAGTTGGACTTTTAGCCACTGAGACTCAGGATCTGAAGGATTTTTTGTGTCCCCAGTTTATGGCTCAGGAGTTGGCAGCACCTCTTTCACGTGGGCAGCCACCAGAGCAGAGCATTGCAGAGCCTAcaacat atCCCTGGAATGAGGAAGACCTGAGATTTGAGCCTTCGAACTCCACAGTGCACTCATTCTCCAGCAGCTCTGAATCAAACCTGAGTCTATCTGTGGGCTATGTCCCCTATGAGGACACCTCCTCCCACGAGAACACCACCTCCTGTAAAGACACATCTTCCGAAGGTCCTTCAATCCACTTTGTCCCTCCTATCCAAGGGACATGGAGGACTGAAAACACAGGGAGACTCCTGGGGAGACGAGACCAAGTACAGGACGACCCAGAACAGTTTTGCAAACTAAGCATCACCCTGGCCTGGGATGTTGATGTCGCCTCTAACAATTCAGACGCGACGGCTAACTGGGCCCCGAGTGGAGACAGGCAGTGGCCAGACAAGTGCCCCAAGGGGAAGACATAACTGACTCTCAGCAAGCTGGACGGCCTCATGCAAAAGCTTGAGAAATTTGTAGAGAACCAGAAGGACGATGAAGATGATGA TGTGTTCCCCGAATCTGTTCAGGAGGAAGACTCCGAGCTGTCTAGCAGCTCCCCTCCAGGTATGGCTCAGGTTAGTCATCAAGAAGATGACAGCTGTCAAGACTTGGCCAAgttcaacccaccagaaaatgaaGACGTCATCCAGTTTCCATAGAGTCCTCCAAGGCTTCAGAAAGATGAGCTTGCTGAG ATAATAAGTCAGGTAACTGGTAGCCAAAGGACAAGTATTGCAGAGACCTCCTCAATCTCGTGGGGTCCACCAGAGAAGGAGGACACTCACTCCAGCACTCAAGCCCTCTCCTGTCCGAACTTTGGGTGGGTCTTCCGCTGGCTAAGGCATCAAGTCCTCTCCTCGCTTGTGGGGAGAGAGCACCCCAGGAAGGCCAAGGAGAGCCCCCATCAGCTGGCACAAAAGAAAAGATCCTCGCACAGAAGCAAGAGAATCCAACTTCAAGAATCCCTTGAAGTAGGACACCCCATATGGCCGGATTTTTAA